In Deinococcus sp. KNUC1210, a single genomic region encodes these proteins:
- a CDS encoding MerR family transcriptional regulator, which yields MSGQTLPNPWNGNLDDLAALANTLLPQYLPLDRSSRTQDEVNPRLIRHYTTQGLLDAPLKEGREARYTRRHLLQLLTLRRLMTEGHSAQALQSLLSNQSDDALEALLVGKSQLQVQSTNPALDYLEALKRPLSTSAPSARAVPPPPSQSPSPLPLPAGDSSSRYTRITVAPGIEVHVSRDARLPKTPAEQDALARQVVQALTGLRSTP from the coding sequence ATGTCCGGACAGACGCTTCCCAATCCCTGGAATGGGAACCTCGATGACCTCGCAGCGCTCGCGAACACGCTGCTTCCCCAGTACCTTCCGCTCGACCGTTCCTCGCGCACCCAGGATGAGGTCAACCCGCGCCTGATTCGCCACTACACCACCCAGGGCCTGCTCGATGCCCCGCTCAAGGAAGGCCGGGAAGCCCGCTACACCCGCCGCCACCTGCTGCAACTGCTGACCCTACGCCGCCTGATGACCGAAGGCCACAGCGCCCAGGCCCTGCAGAGCCTGCTGAGCAACCAGAGTGACGACGCGCTGGAAGCGCTGCTGGTCGGAAAAAGCCAGCTTCAGGTACAGAGCACCAACCCGGCCCTCGACTACCTCGAAGCGCTCAAACGCCCGCTCAGCACTTCTGCTCCCTCTGCCCGCGCTGTTCCGCCACCACCGAGCCAGTCTCCGTCTCCCCTGCCGCTCCCTGCAGGAGACAGCTCCAGCCGCTATACCCGCATCACGGTCGCGCCCGGCATCGAAGTGCATGTCAGCCGTGACGCCCGCCTTCCCAAGACCCCCGCCGAACAGGACGCCCTGGCACGGCAGGTGGTTCAGGCCCTCACCGGCCTCAGGAGCACACCATGA
- a CDS encoding diguanylate cyclase domain-containing protein — MQVAARFTALIRPDDLVARLSGDEFVAFIGALGGPSEAAIAAQLLSALDRPFELRGQAVSVSASLGISLYPTDAQHAQALQRCADEAIYRVKRSEKVRCGSLRLRDHSVASGVCLWCLDVGSQAQGAKVEGRCRRRRSSISCCRSAGPCRSDAC; from the coding sequence GTGCAGGTGGCAGCCCGGTTCACGGCGCTGATCCGTCCGGACGATCTCGTGGCCCGTCTCAGCGGTGATGAATTCGTCGCCTTCATCGGTGCGCTGGGCGGCCCCTCCGAGGCGGCCATAGCGGCCCAGCTGCTGAGTGCGCTCGACCGACCGTTTGAACTGCGAGGGCAGGCTGTGTCTGTGAGCGCTTCTCTCGGCATCAGCCTCTATCCGACCGATGCACAGCATGCCCAGGCCCTGCAGCGGTGTGCCGATGAGGCCATCTACCGAGTCAAGCGCAGCGAAAAAGTGCGGTGCGGTTCTCTTCGGCTCCGTGATCATTCGGTTGCGTCTGGTGTCTGTCTTTGGTGCTTGGACGTCGGCTCGCAGGCTCAGGGTGCCAAGGTGGAAGGCAGGTGCAGACGGCGCAGGTCTTCCATCTCCTGCTGCAGGTCGGCAGGGCCTTGCCGATCAGATGCCTGCTGA
- a CDS encoding class Ib ribonucleoside-diphosphate reductase assembly flavoprotein NrdI has product MQIVFDSMTGNVRRFAAGVQLLLDGLPVHDLRRDVPAGEYLLMTYTFGTGGVPETTARFLAQQAGGLRGVVSSGSFHWGTNFARAGEQIAAQYGVPLVAKINKAGNAADRELVASWLRTQMGTLHGSRTAARPTHTARSLYGTLD; this is encoded by the coding sequence ATGCAGATCGTGTTCGACTCGATGACCGGCAACGTGCGCCGTTTTGCCGCTGGGGTACAGCTTCTGCTGGATGGTCTTCCTGTCCACGACCTCCGCCGTGACGTTCCTGCCGGAGAGTACCTGCTGATGACCTACACCTTCGGCACAGGCGGCGTTCCCGAGACCACAGCCCGGTTTCTGGCGCAGCAGGCCGGTGGGCTGAGAGGCGTGGTGTCGAGCGGAAGTTTTCACTGGGGAACGAATTTTGCCCGTGCCGGTGAGCAGATCGCCGCGCAGTACGGCGTACCCCTGGTGGCAAAGATCAACAAGGCGGGCAACGCCGCAGACCGCGAACTCGTGGCGAGCTGGCTCAGAACACAGATGGGAACCCTGCACGGCAGCAGGACGGCAGCACGGCCCACCCACACCGCAAGGAGTCTGTATGGAACGCTGGATTGA
- a CDS encoding thioredoxin has translation MTETTEMTAPTSVAQPRPFALLTQDDCPQCTRLKRMLEQPLRGRYTDQIQVVHRQEHPDAFSALTAQHGIRSTPALVHLDSGRLLTDTGSLGEVSAFLNSAVSAG, from the coding sequence ATGACTGAAACCACTGAGATGACCGCTCCCACTTCTGTGGCCCAGCCACGTCCCTTCGCCCTGCTGACCCAGGACGACTGCCCCCAGTGCACCCGCCTGAAACGGATGCTCGAACAGCCTCTGCGGGGCCGCTACACCGATCAGATCCAGGTGGTGCATCGTCAGGAGCATCCCGACGCCTTCAGCGCATTGACCGCGCAGCACGGCATTCGCAGCACGCCTGCTCTGGTGCATCTGGACAGTGGCAGGCTGCTGACCGATACGGGCAGTCTGGGCGAAGTCAGCGCCTTTCTGAACTCAGCCGTCAGCGCTGGCTAG
- the nrdE gene encoding class 1b ribonucleoside-diphosphate reductase subunit alpha has translation MERWIELNNKILAGTLVDTRFDNDALQVYFQEKVNPNTVFFHDLAEKIRYLTEHGIWDSAIFARYTPEEVQAVFVRAYGYKFRFKAFMGAYKFYNEYATMTPDRGRWLERYEDRLSITALARSSSVQEALELVHHLITQTFTPATPTLMNSGKANTGRLVSCFLLQDCTDNLNSITKTLSFVAELSKGGGGIGVEVSNLRGRGESLRGIQNVTKGVMGVAKMLDNMLRYADQAGQRPGAGAIYLSVMHVDFLDTLSAKKIASDEDARLKTLSVGATIPDIFMEKVRSGEDIFQFYPHSLFQETGREFTSIDWTREYQTLADNPNIRKKRISARRILEEIAVTQGESGYPYLLFEGNANRVNPIPNVGSIKMSNLCSEILQPTTPSYFHAYGQEDKDRVGLDVSCNLASLVIEQTMQSSDIGRVVTAAVKMLDNVANSTSIPEVPAVKRANEEMRSIGLGAMGLHSFLAKHELVYGSPEALDFVDVFFAAVHYHARRTSMQIARDTGFVFGGFQGSRYQTGEHFAQYLEQDFVPQTPEVAALFAGHTLPTREDWRQLTQDIAQHGLAHSFVMAIAPTGSISYVSHASASIMPITEKVETRTSNKARTIYPMPHLSEATEWFYEEAYDMDQRRVLDTVAAAQKHVDQGISCTLFVPSSATTRTLQAYYIYAYLRGIKTLYYTRMRKASIDECLSCAI, from the coding sequence ATGGAACGCTGGATTGAACTGAACAACAAGATTCTGGCGGGTACGCTGGTCGATACCCGCTTCGACAACGACGCCCTTCAGGTCTATTTCCAGGAGAAGGTTAACCCCAATACCGTCTTCTTTCATGATCTGGCCGAGAAGATTCGATACCTGACCGAACACGGCATCTGGGACTCCGCGATCTTTGCCCGCTACACCCCCGAAGAGGTGCAGGCGGTGTTCGTGCGGGCCTACGGCTACAAGTTCCGCTTCAAGGCCTTTATGGGGGCCTACAAGTTCTACAACGAGTACGCCACCATGACGCCCGACCGGGGCCGCTGGCTGGAGCGCTACGAGGACCGCCTGAGCATCACGGCGCTCGCCCGCTCCAGCAGCGTGCAGGAAGCGCTGGAACTGGTGCATCATCTGATCACCCAGACCTTCACGCCCGCCACGCCCACCCTGATGAACAGCGGAAAGGCCAATACCGGGCGCCTGGTGAGCTGCTTTCTGCTTCAGGACTGCACCGACAACCTGAATTCCATCACCAAGACCCTCAGCTTCGTGGCCGAACTCAGCAAGGGCGGCGGCGGCATCGGGGTCGAGGTCAGCAACCTGCGCGGGCGGGGCGAGTCGCTGCGCGGCATCCAGAACGTGACCAAAGGCGTGATGGGCGTTGCCAAGATGCTCGACAACATGCTGCGCTACGCCGATCAGGCCGGGCAGCGCCCCGGAGCCGGAGCCATCTATCTGAGCGTCATGCATGTCGATTTTCTGGATACGCTGTCGGCCAAGAAGATCGCCAGCGACGAGGATGCCCGTCTGAAGACCCTCTCGGTGGGGGCCACCATTCCAGATATTTTCATGGAGAAAGTGCGGTCTGGCGAGGATATCTTTCAGTTCTACCCGCATTCGCTGTTTCAGGAAACGGGCCGTGAGTTCACCAGTATCGACTGGACGCGGGAATACCAGACGCTGGCCGACAACCCCAACATCCGTAAAAAGCGGATTTCGGCCCGGCGCATTCTGGAAGAGATCGCCGTGACCCAGGGTGAGAGCGGCTATCCGTACCTGCTGTTCGAGGGCAACGCCAACCGCGTCAATCCCATTCCCAATGTCGGCAGCATCAAGATGAGCAACCTCTGCTCGGAAATCCTGCAGCCGACCACCCCCAGCTATTTCCACGCCTACGGGCAGGAAGACAAGGACCGCGTGGGGCTGGACGTGTCGTGCAATCTGGCCTCGCTGGTGATCGAGCAGACCATGCAGAGCAGCGACATCGGCCGGGTCGTGACCGCCGCCGTGAAGATGCTCGACAACGTGGCGAACAGCACCTCGATTCCCGAAGTCCCCGCCGTGAAGCGGGCCAACGAGGAGATGCGCTCGATTGGTCTGGGCGCGATGGGTCTGCACTCGTTCCTGGCAAAACACGAACTGGTCTACGGGTCTCCCGAGGCGCTGGACTTCGTGGACGTGTTTTTTGCCGCTGTGCATTACCATGCCCGGCGCACCAGTATGCAGATCGCCCGGGACACCGGCTTCGTGTTCGGCGGCTTTCAGGGCAGCCGGTATCAGACGGGCGAACATTTCGCGCAGTATCTGGAGCAGGACTTCGTGCCTCAGACCCCCGAGGTGGCAGCGCTGTTCGCGGGTCATACGCTGCCGACCCGTGAAGACTGGCGTCAGCTGACCCAGGACATCGCCCAGCACGGACTGGCGCACTCGTTCGTGATGGCGATCGCTCCGACCGGCAGCATCTCGTATGTCTCGCACGCCTCGGCCAGCATCATGCCCATCACCGAGAAGGTCGAAACCCGCACCAGCAACAAGGCCCGCACCATCTACCCGATGCCGCACCTGAGCGAGGCCACCGAGTGGTTCTACGAAGAGGCCTACGACATGGACCAGCGCCGCGTGCTCGACACCGTGGCAGCCGCTCAGAAGCACGTCGATCAGGGCATCTCGTGCACGCTCTTCGTGCCGAGCAGCGCCACCACCCGCACCCTCCAGGCGTATTACATCTACGCCTATCTGCGCGGCATCAAGACGCTGTACTACACCCGGATGCGGAAAGCCAGCATCGACGAATGCCTGAGCTGCGCCATCTGA
- a CDS encoding helix-turn-helix domain-containing protein translates to MEKTHTETYRSGCPVSLGLDIFGDRWTLLIVRDLMFGGKRHFREMLASDEHISTNILADRLKMLLAEGIISKRDDPSHQQKVVYSLTEKGIALLPILTAISDWSFSYRPVGEPYIQQASDRQGPADLQQEMEDLRRLHLPSTLAP, encoded by the coding sequence GTGGAGAAGACACACACCGAAACGTACAGGTCCGGCTGTCCGGTCAGTCTCGGACTGGACATTTTTGGAGACCGCTGGACGCTGCTGATCGTCCGCGATCTGATGTTCGGCGGCAAACGGCACTTCCGCGAAATGCTGGCCTCCGACGAACACATCTCGACCAACATCCTGGCCGACCGCCTGAAAATGCTGCTGGCAGAGGGCATCATCTCGAAGCGCGACGATCCCAGCCATCAGCAGAAGGTGGTGTACAGTCTGACCGAAAAGGGCATCGCGCTGCTGCCGATCCTGACGGCCATCAGCGACTGGAGCTTCAGCTATCGCCCTGTCGGGGAGCCCTACATTCAGCAGGCATCTGATCGGCAAGGCCCTGCCGACCTGCAGCAGGAGATGGAAGACCTGCGCCGTCTGCACCTGCCTTCCACCTTGGCACCCTGA
- a CDS encoding MFS transporter, giving the protein MKSADTLRAAASGRGAVPPLLVASLLIGTMLNPINSSLIATALTPIGRALHVSSAQTAWLVACLYLVAAVAQPLMGRLADLFGPRRVFQFGLSVALLGGLVGGLAPSLPWLIVSRMLIGLGTSAGYPCAITLLRRHAEQSGQPTPPTTLAAITVANQITAIVGPTLGGLLVGSVGWRAVFLVNVPVTLLGLGLAFMHLPRDGRPAAFRTLGQTLDLPGVGLFSVALTSLMLFLMQLHPVPLYGWLGLSVVAFAALYAVERRTPAAFLDVRMLAGNRPLLQTYLRQALTALITYSIFYGLPQWLQEARSFTPTQTGLLLLPTSAVSIVCALLVARLPQLRLRALLVIGAALQLVCMVLYAAVPQVASLWLLVGVSLLLGIPWGLTNFANQQMLYAQAPREGAGSAAGLFRTFNYLGSIASSSVIGFTFRPSATNAGFQSLTWVLVVTSVLTLLVTLLRDPVTVPQSDSL; this is encoded by the coding sequence ATGAAATCCGCAGATACCCTGAGAGCTGCGGCCTCTGGCCGAGGAGCGGTGCCGCCGCTGCTGGTGGCCTCGCTGCTGATCGGCACCATGCTCAATCCGATCAACTCCTCGCTGATCGCAACCGCCCTGACACCCATTGGACGCGCCCTGCACGTCAGCAGCGCTCAGACCGCGTGGCTGGTGGCGTGTCTGTATCTGGTCGCGGCTGTCGCGCAGCCCCTGATGGGTCGCCTGGCCGACCTGTTCGGGCCGCGCCGGGTATTTCAGTTCGGCCTGTCGGTGGCGCTGCTGGGCGGGCTGGTCGGCGGGCTGGCACCCAGTCTGCCGTGGCTGATCGTGTCGCGCATGCTGATCGGGCTGGGCACCTCGGCAGGCTATCCGTGCGCCATCACGCTGCTGCGCCGCCACGCTGAGCAGAGTGGGCAGCCCACGCCGCCGACCACGCTCGCAGCCATCACCGTTGCCAACCAGATCACCGCCATCGTCGGGCCGACGCTCGGCGGGCTGCTGGTGGGCAGCGTCGGCTGGAGGGCCGTGTTTCTGGTCAATGTGCCGGTCACGCTGCTGGGCCTGGGTCTGGCCTTCATGCACCTGCCGCGAGACGGCAGACCGGCGGCTTTCAGGACCCTGGGGCAGACGCTCGATCTGCCGGGCGTGGGCCTCTTCAGCGTGGCTCTGACCTCGCTGATGCTGTTTCTGATGCAGCTCCATCCGGTCCCGCTGTACGGCTGGCTGGGCCTGTCGGTGGTGGCCTTTGCCGCGCTTTACGCAGTGGAAAGGCGTACCCCGGCAGCATTTCTCGATGTCCGGATGCTCGCGGGAAATCGCCCGCTGCTTCAGACCTATCTGCGGCAGGCACTGACGGCCCTCATTACCTACAGCATCTTCTACGGTCTGCCGCAGTGGTTACAGGAGGCGCGTTCGTTCACGCCCACCCAGACTGGCCTGCTGCTGCTGCCCACCTCGGCGGTGTCCATCGTGTGTGCTCTGCTGGTGGCCCGCCTTCCTCAGCTGCGTCTGCGGGCACTGCTCGTGATCGGTGCCGCGCTGCAACTGGTGTGTATGGTGCTGTATGCCGCTGTTCCGCAGGTGGCGTCGTTGTGGCTGCTCGTCGGCGTGTCGCTGCTGCTGGGCATTCCCTGGGGCCTGACCAACTTCGCCAACCAGCAGATGCTGTATGCCCAGGCTCCCAGAGAGGGGGCGGGCAGCGCAGCAGGCCTCTTCAGAACCTTCAATTACCTCGGCTCCATCGCGTCGTCGAGCGTTATCGGCTTTACCTTCCGCCCCAGCGCCACCAACGCCGGATTCCAGTCACTGACCTGGGTGCTGGTCGTGACCTCGGTGCTGACGCTGCTCGTCACCCTGCTCCGCGATCCTGTCACTGTTCCGCAGAGCGACTCTCTCTGA
- a CDS encoding ribonucleotide-diphosphate reductase subunit beta, whose translation MTPRTPFSATNWSEPEDSFSVTFYEKYTSQLWFPEEIPLTNDALVWKSLDDTERWTYIHASAGLNILDTLQGEVGMPTLRGLVDGHIRKAVLQFQGMMEDIHARSYSLMNKTFLTTSEEREVFEWVRTQPHLQFKIAFIQDVFNDPDTSTLGLWKKMVVSCMLETALFYSGFFYPLYLAGQGRMVSAGEIFNLIILDEAVHGVYVAMLAQERFEALDADEQTAARTWYGETLQVLYTNEVAYSQVLYADVSLVADVKRFIRFNFNVLSDNLNLERPFEDEEIHPVVRNGIRTGSTTHDFFSAKGNSYMKIGVEALREDDVEALWAGSFPSPSQPSTGRIAND comes from the coding sequence ATGACCCCCCGTACCCCTTTTTCCGCGACCAACTGGAGCGAGCCGGAAGACAGCTTTTCCGTCACCTTCTACGAGAAGTACACCTCGCAGCTGTGGTTTCCAGAAGAAATCCCGCTCACCAACGACGCACTTGTCTGGAAATCGCTCGACGACACCGAACGCTGGACGTATATTCACGCCTCGGCGGGTCTGAACATCCTCGACACCCTGCAGGGCGAGGTCGGCATGCCTACGCTGCGCGGTCTGGTCGACGGGCATATCCGCAAAGCGGTGCTGCAGTTTCAGGGCATGATGGAAGACATCCACGCCCGCTCCTACAGCCTGATGAACAAGACCTTCCTGACCACCTCGGAAGAGCGGGAAGTGTTCGAGTGGGTGCGGACCCAGCCGCATCTACAGTTCAAGATCGCCTTCATTCAGGACGTGTTCAACGATCCCGACACCTCGACTCTGGGGCTGTGGAAGAAGATGGTCGTGTCGTGCATGCTGGAAACCGCGCTGTTCTACAGCGGCTTCTTCTACCCGCTGTATCTGGCCGGACAGGGGCGCATGGTGTCGGCAGGCGAGATCTTCAATCTGATCATTCTGGATGAAGCGGTCCACGGCGTGTATGTCGCCATGCTGGCCCAGGAGCGCTTCGAGGCGCTGGACGCAGACGAGCAGACGGCGGCCCGTACCTGGTACGGCGAGACGCTACAGGTGCTCTACACCAACGAGGTGGCCTACAGTCAGGTGCTGTACGCTGACGTGTCGTTGGTGGCCGACGTGAAACGCTTTATCCGCTTCAATTTCAATGTGCTGTCCGACAACCTGAATCTGGAACGCCCCTTCGAGGACGAGGAGATTCATCCGGTCGTTCGCAACGGCATTCGCACCGGCAGCACCACCCACGATTTCTTCTCGGCCAAGGGCAACAGCTATATGAAGATCGGCGTGGAAGCCCTGCGTGAAGACGACGTGGAAGCGCTCTGGGCAGGCAGCTTTCCTTCACCCTCGCAGCCCTCGACAGGACGAATCGCCAATGACTGA
- a CDS encoding MFS transporter, translated as MTAETAVHPLRHSVFRAVLLTRMFSALTGGFYNVPIMWWVLERTGSGALIASVGLVSALAGLIAAPIGGVVADRGRKRLLIQATYIVDALLLLTMALLVLTGHMQIAFVFPLLAVTSFVAALRGPASAVLVPLILPRAVYQQGNALMSLTGSLASLGGYALAGTATGFVGVHGAMLIGATLLLGAIVTLMFVPEPSITPAASSAPEAAAPSGPGFFEGLKVVIANPLVLCTFGVTILLNLVLIPLEVTLAPFARSLGAGAREFGWLSASISVGQVIGMIVLSSYQIPRPWLALVSGTFGIAVSIAALSVTSSLGQALGLLAVAGFSAAVMNVQLSVVSQLHIPPAVMGRAYGVMASLSSAIQPIGYAGAALLLSWLPLHTIFAIIGGLLFLAASAWLHPTLRLGFSKPMAAAATD; from the coding sequence ATGACTGCCGAAACTGCTGTTCATCCCCTGCGCCATTCGGTCTTCCGGGCGGTGCTGCTCACGCGGATGTTCTCGGCCCTGACGGGCGGGTTTTACAATGTCCCGATTATGTGGTGGGTGCTCGAACGCACCGGATCGGGCGCACTGATCGCCTCGGTGGGTCTGGTCAGTGCCCTGGCAGGCCTGATCGCGGCGCCGATCGGCGGCGTGGTGGCCGACCGGGGCCGCAAACGCCTGCTGATCCAGGCCACCTACATCGTGGACGCCCTGCTGCTGCTGACGATGGCCCTGCTGGTGCTGACCGGGCATATGCAGATCGCGTTCGTCTTCCCGCTGCTCGCAGTCACGAGCTTCGTGGCAGCTCTTCGTGGGCCGGCGTCTGCTGTCCTGGTCCCGCTGATTCTCCCCAGAGCGGTCTATCAGCAGGGCAACGCACTGATGAGTCTGACAGGCAGCCTGGCGAGTCTGGGCGGGTACGCGCTGGCAGGTACCGCCACCGGCTTCGTGGGTGTCCACGGGGCCATGCTGATCGGAGCGACTCTGCTGCTGGGAGCCATCGTCACACTGATGTTCGTTCCGGAACCCAGTATCACACCGGCAGCCTCCAGTGCGCCCGAAGCCGCCGCCCCCAGTGGCCCTGGGTTCTTCGAGGGGCTGAAAGTGGTGATCGCCAATCCGCTGGTCCTGTGTACCTTCGGCGTCACCATTCTGCTCAATCTGGTGCTCATTCCGCTGGAAGTAACGCTGGCACCCTTTGCACGCAGTCTGGGTGCCGGTGCCCGCGAGTTCGGATGGCTGAGCGCCAGCATCTCGGTCGGACAGGTCATCGGCATGATCGTGCTCAGCTCGTACCAGATTCCGCGCCCCTGGCTTGCCCTGGTCAGCGGCACGTTCGGCATCGCGGTGTCCATCGCCGCCCTCAGCGTCACGTCTTCACTCGGACAGGCACTCGGCCTGCTTGCTGTCGCGGGTTTCAGTGCCGCCGTGATGAATGTGCAGCTCAGCGTCGTCTCTCAGCTCCATATTCCCCCTGCTGTGATGGGAAGGGCTTACGGCGTCATGGCGTCGTTGTCGAGCGCCATTCAGCCCATCGGTTATGCCGGAGCCGCTCTGCTGCTGTCGTGGCTGCCGCTGCACACCATTTTTGCGATCATCGGTGGACTTCTGTTTCTGGCCGCGAGTGCCTGGCTGCACCCGACGCTGCGGCTGGGATTCAGCAAACCGATGGCCGCCGCCGCAACCGACTGA
- a CDS encoding aldo/keto reductase, with product MTLTDFRTLGRSGLIVSPLALGTMTFGTPRWGSTDHDAAAVFGTYLEAGGNFIDTADVYAGGRSEELVGQFVAEHRVRDRVVLATKFGFSAERGNPHAGGNGRKHIHQALEGSLRRLKTEYIDLYWLHVWDMVTPVEEVLQTLGDLVRAGTIRYFGFSDMPAWYTTKAATLAHVHNVPGPIGMQLEYSLVARSLETEHLGAARDGGLGIVPWSPLAGGFLGGRYERASSGGQGRLSGPNPFGDSKFTERNWKTLDVLKTVAAQTGHAPAQVALAWLSAQPGVASILLGARTPEQLQSNLGSLEVQLTPQQLQALNAASVLDPAMPQGWFSEALKRGIFGGVSVEGWR from the coding sequence ATGACCCTCACCGATTTTCGTACGCTGGGCCGTTCAGGCCTGATCGTCAGCCCGCTGGCGCTGGGCACCATGACCTTCGGCACTCCCCGCTGGGGATCGACCGATCACGATGCCGCCGCCGTTTTTGGTACATATCTGGAGGCGGGCGGGAATTTTATCGACACCGCCGACGTGTATGCCGGGGGCCGCAGTGAGGAACTGGTCGGTCAGTTCGTCGCAGAGCACCGGGTGCGCGACCGGGTGGTGCTCGCCACCAAGTTCGGGTTCAGCGCCGAGCGCGGGAATCCGCATGCGGGCGGCAACGGGCGCAAACACATCCATCAGGCGCTCGAAGGCTCGCTGCGACGCCTGAAGACCGAGTACATCGACCTGTACTGGCTGCACGTCTGGGACATGGTGACGCCTGTCGAGGAGGTGCTGCAGACGCTGGGCGATCTGGTGCGGGCGGGCACCATTCGCTATTTCGGCTTCTCGGACATGCCCGCGTGGTACACCACCAAAGCGGCGACCCTGGCACATGTCCACAACGTTCCCGGCCCGATCGGGATGCAGCTCGAATACTCGCTGGTGGCCCGCAGTCTCGAGACCGAGCACCTGGGGGCCGCCCGTGACGGTGGCCTGGGCATCGTGCCCTGGAGTCCCCTGGCGGGCGGGTTTCTGGGTGGACGCTACGAACGGGCATCGTCTGGTGGACAGGGGCGGCTGAGCGGGCCAAATCCTTTCGGAGACAGCAAATTCACCGAGCGCAACTGGAAGACGCTCGACGTACTGAAGACCGTCGCGGCCCAGACAGGCCATGCTCCGGCCCAGGTCGCGCTGGCATGGCTGTCGGCCCAGCCGGGGGTCGCGTCCATTCTGCTGGGGGCGCGCACTCCAGAGCAGCTTCAGAGCAATCTGGGCTCGCTGGAGGTCCAGCTCACGCCCCAGCAGCTTCAGGCCCTGAATGCGGCGAGCGTCCTCGACCCGGCCATGCCGCAGGGCTGGTTCTCTGAGGCTCTGAAGCGCGGCATCTTCGGTGGGGTCAGTGTCGAGGGCTGGCGCTGA